The region TGTGTCCCCAACAGTCCCTTGTGGTTCTCCCACACGGCACTGGACGACAGCGAACTGGAGAACATGCTCAGTCGCATTCTCACCGTTCGAGAGATCCACCTGGAGAGGGAAAAGCCCCAGAACGTGTCTGATCCAGAGAACCAAACTGATTCAGAATAACGCAGTACTGATGCTTCATCTACAGACCAAACACTTTAAAACAGCGTTCTAGCAGGAGGAGATAAAGATCCTCTGGAACGTCTCTGTTTGTCCAACATAGACACTTTGtgctgagctgagctgagctgagtGCTGTGTTTCTTATGTTGTCGGAGACACCGTCGAGGACGTAGCGGTGCTCAGTAAGGAGAACGTAGCTGGAATCCAAATCTACAAGCGCACAATCTTCAATTCAGTCATGTGATTATTGTTCACTTTTCTGTTTCCTTATTCTCTTtactaaataaaacatcacactATCTGAAATCACGACGGAGTCGCTCGCGTTCTGAGCGCCAAAGCATGATCCTAACTGTTGTACagtgctttttattttcctgcttGTGTAAGCTGATTCATGTCGTAAAGAGACACATCTGGAAACACTACAATAGTTTTTTAGCCATAGGTTTCACCCATTTTTGTGTaaggatatttttgtttttgaatcagtgttttgtttgatttttttttaaatcagaccCTGCCGCAATGGATGTCACAAAATGCTTCACTTCTCTCTCAGATTGTATTTGAGTCCaggtttcattttctttaactactactttttttttaatggctgaAAAAACATGAGCCAGCAAATCtcttttaaataattgaaaCAATTAATATGCTATAAAAAATcatgttttgtgatttttgaaaagaataaatatgaaatactaATGAAGGTTTTTCAGCGGTGCTACAGGATACATCACTTAAGCGTCATAAAGCATTATCTGtttgtatacagtgtgtaagtGCACAGATAACCTTTAACTCCTATACTaagatgtgtgtttattcatttgataTTTTCTTGTATATTTTTGGGTGTAAGAACTGAAACTGACACTACTGAATTAATGTTAAATGAGTTAGGGACACTGttacatgtttattatactTTGAGGCCTGGACATCATTAGAGATTTGTGATGTTTTACAAAGTTTCATATAAAACTTCACAAATCGGTAAATTTTGTGTtacatttgtgttcattctcCCTTTTCCTTACCTCACAAGCCAAAAGGTTTTTATAGAAGGGTTAAAGAGTTACACCTCACCCATGACTACCTGCTTACACATCCAGATTCTCTCAAGCTTGAGTCTCAAAATCCTGGACGTTACCACAAAATAAGCCGAACCATTTAGTATCTTGCTGATATGTCCAACTTAAACAAATATTGTGCCTCGATATTTGTACCTACATCTGTTCATTGTGTAATTCATCTCTAAAAtgtatccatctatccatacacactacatactgtaAACACAACATGGCGGATCCCTGAAATGCTTCATTATTTGTGTagacaaatattcaaataaatatttgaaattttttttagcatattaGTTCATCAATCCCACGTTTTGAAATTTCGATTCACTCATTGTTGACAATTATATTTTCTGAGAGtggtgaaagaaaaaagtaataaaataagtttaaaaaaaaaaaactagacgTTTTTCATGTGCACTTCACACTGTCACTAAatagggttttgtgtgtgtgtgtgtgcgtgttttatACAGAATTACAAAAGGTGGGGTTggaaagtggtgtgtgtgtgtgtgtgtgtgtgtcatttttttttaactgaattttGAGGACATTATGGTGAGAGACTTTTAAAAGTgacagacttttattttttaaatttttattcccCCATTGTTGACAATTATATTTTCTAAAAgtgttgaaagaaaaaagtaaaaaataagtaaaaaaaaaaaaataatttgatgttTTTCATGTGCACTTCACAATGTCATtaataattttgtgtgtgtgtgtgtgtgtcccacgttttttttcttttgttttttacactgaATTTCGAGGACATCATAGTGAAAGTGTcgaacttttattttgaaatttgtaTTCCCCCATGCTGACAATTCTATTTTCTGAGTTCACGCATCCTTTGAGAGCATGACACAGACCTGACACCCTGAACACAATGTGATCACTGTGTAATGGCTCATGCATGTAATATTTAACGTGATGTGGAGTTAAGCTCGTTATTGTAACATGGAGGAAACAGCAGAGGAAGTTTTAGCTAAACAGCATCGCAAGGAGAAGAAAGAGCTACAAGGTGAAACTCCTTCATTTGGCTTTACAAATCTTTGTTGTTACCAACAGCTAATGGGTTTATTTCCGTCATTTAGGgttttttaatacagttttctattttattctatagcATAAAGCTAGATCTCAAATAGATCTGTGAGTAAAAGGTAAacaataaattgttttaatCTATTGTTAATCAGTTTAGATTAGCTattagctttgtgtgtgtgtgtgtgtgtgtgtgtgtgtgtgttatacaatGTATTACAGGAGATGGGGTtaactggtgtgtgtatgtgtgtgtttctgtttgtgtgttatacAGTGTATTAAAGGAGGTGgggttaacgtgtgtgtgtgtgtgtgtgtgtgtgtgtgtgtgtgtgtgtgtgtgtgtgtgtgtgtgtgttatacaatGTATTACAGGAGATGGGGTTAACTGGGGTTGGCGTGACAGTGTATTTCAGGAGATGGGGTTaacttgggtgtgtgtgtgtgtgtgttacagtgtattacaggaGATGTGGTTAACtggggttggtgtgtgtgtgtgtgttttatacagtgTATTAAAGGAGGTGgggttaacgtgtgtgtgtgttatacaatGTATTACAGGAGATGGGGTTAACTGGGGTTGGCGTGACAGTGTATTTCAGGTGATGGGGTTaacttgggtgtgtgtgtgtgtgtgtgtgtgtgttatacagtgtattacaggAGATGTGGTTAACtggggttggtgtgtgtgtgttttatacagtgTATTTCAGGAGATGGGGTTAACTGGGGTTGGCGTGACAGTGTATTTCAGGTGATGGGGTTaacttgggtgtgtgtgtgtgtgtgtgtgtgtgtgtgtgtgtgtgtgtgtgtgtgtgtgtgtgtgtgtgtgtgtgtgttttatacagtgTATTTCAGGAGATGGAGTTAACTGGGGTTGGAGAATGTGGGGTGTGTGTCTTGTGCTAGAGGGTGCTGTGTGATGTTAGTTTGATGTAGTTTAGCCTCTAACACACATCAGGAGAACACATTGCTATAGTAATGTCTCAAGACAATATAAATGAAACTGAAGCCATATAacaagttgtttattttatacacaactaaattttactttcataaatttttactttcatgatTACTCTCGAGTTACACTACAGTATGGCtaagtaaatatatattgtgCTGTTTCCATCTTCTGTAGCTAAAATCCAGAGTATGAAAAATGCTGTACctaaaaatgacaagaaaagGAGGAAGCAGCTGACCGAGGACGTCACCAAGCTAGAAGCTGAGCTGAATCAAAAGCATGAGAATGAGCTCCGACAGCTCCACATGTCCCCTGCTGAAGTAAAGGTGGTGTCTATTGACTGTTCTGTGATTTTTGTGTATGATTCTGTGAGCTGTGGAGATAACAAGAACTGTCTGATTATTATGTGCAGGTTGATGAGGTTACTGATGCTGTTGAGGGTATAAATGTGTCTGGTGTAGAGCAAGCAGATATCAAACAGACCAAAATATCCAAAGCTCAAAAGAGAAGGGTGAGTTGTTCTGGCAgacttctctctccctctccctctctctctccctctccctctccctctctctccctctctccctctccctctccctctccctctccctctctctctctctctctctcgctctctctctccctctccctctccctctccctctctctctctctctctctctctctctctctctctctctctctctctccctctctctctctctctcctttctctctctctctcctttctctccctctctctctctccctttctctctctctctctctccctttctctctctctctctctctctctcctctctctctctctctctctcctttctctctctctctctcctttctctctctctctcctttctctctctccctctctctcacctttctctctctctctctctctctctctctctctctctctctcccctttctctctctctctctctctctctctctctctctctctctctctctctctcccctttctctctctctctctcctttctctctctctctctctctcctctctctctctctctctctctctctctctctctctctctctctctctctctctctctttcttttcagctAGCAGTCATGACAGATTTGGGATGTTCtaagaaattaatcaacactttctgaccaatcacatcCAAGAATGTAACAACGTTGTCACTATCAATACATGATGAAGGTCGTGTTGGTGATTCTGTATTTTGTGGGATATTTTTTAGGACAAGAAAGCAGCtcaggagaaggagagagagaaccgCATCGCTGAAGCTGAAGTAGAGAATCTGTCGGGATCTAGATATCAGGAAAGCCTAAAACTAACACAAAAACTGGCCGAGAAGCAGCTGCAGATTAAAGAGATCTCATCTGATGGCCATTGCATGTATCGTGCAGTAGAGGATCAGCTAACAGGACGCGTCTGTTCTCTCAAGATCCAAGAACTCAGAGTTCAAACGGCTCAATACATGAGGAGCCACAAGGATGATTTCCTGCCCTTCCTTACCAACCCCAGTACCGGGGAAATGTACAGTGCAGGTGAGCGGCAGCACTAAAGCCTACAAGGGCATACGAGTGCTTTTATACATGCACATTTAGACTGCTAGTTCTGTTGGTTAGTTTGAATAAATCTATTTGATAGATAGAAGTAGAAGGAATACAAATTAccttgaggggaaaaaagacagataGATGTCCTTATGTGTACAAGTGATTCTAAGCCAGAAAGTGAAAGAGTTAAACAAACAGAAGTGACGATAATCACTTATTAGTCATACACTAATTAGTATTTAGATTTTGTCTCTATGTTTTTATTGGTTCAGACTTAAAGG is a window of Tachysurus vachellii isolate PV-2020 chromosome 3, HZAU_Pvac_v1, whole genome shotgun sequence DNA encoding:
- the otud6b gene encoding deubiquitinase OTUD6B, translated to MEETAEEVLAKQHRKEKKELQAKIQSMKNAVPKNDKKRRKQLTEDVTKLEAELNQKHENELRQLHMSPAEVKVDEVTDAVEGINVSGVEQADIKQTKISKAQKRRDKKAAQEKERENRIAEAEVENLSGSRYQESLKLTQKLAEKQLQIKEISSDGHCMYRAVEDQLTGRVCSLKIQELRVQTAQYMRSHKDDFLPFLTNPSTGEMYSAEEFEKYCSDVAETAAWGGQLELRALTHVLQLPIEVIQADSATIVIGEEYDKSPITLVYMRHAYGLGEHYNSVEPQKDAAGEEQS